The following are encoded together in the Campylobacter devanensis genome:
- a CDS encoding branched-chain amino acid transaminase: MALPEAEHIWYDGKLVKWHEATTHVLTHSLHYGNAVFEGVRAYMTPKGLAILCLEAHTKRLFESAKACGIKIPFTAEQINQAHIDLLKSNTYTDNVYIRPLVFLGYGKMGVSHIGCPVNVAIAAWQWGAYMGEEALQNGIKVKIASWMKPAPFSMMSKAKASANYFNSQMANFEAHEAGCDEALLLDPQGFIAEGSGECFFIVKDGVIITPPNDTSLESITQKNVIQIAKDLGYTVLRQRITRDEAYNADEAFFTGTAAEVTPISSIDSRVIGSGKRGSVSHELQGAYFDIVMGKNPKYEHLLTYIN, from the coding sequence ATGGCACTACCAGAAGCAGAACATATATGGTATGATGGCAAATTAGTCAAATGGCACGAGGCTACAACTCATGTTTTAACTCACTCATTACACTACGGCAATGCTGTATTTGAAGGCGTTAGAGCTTATATGACACCAAAGGGTTTAGCTATTCTTTGCCTTGAAGCACATACAAAAAGGCTATTTGAATCTGCTAAGGCTTGTGGGATTAAAATTCCATTTACCGCTGAACAGATCAATCAAGCACACATTGACCTATTAAAAAGCAACACCTACACAGATAATGTCTATATTCGTCCACTTGTATTTTTAGGCTATGGTAAAATGGGCGTTAGTCATATTGGATGCCCAGTAAATGTCGCTATTGCAGCGTGGCAGTGGGGTGCATATATGGGCGAAGAAGCTCTTCAAAATGGTATAAAAGTCAAAATCGCCTCTTGGATGAAGCCAGCACCATTTTCTATGATGTCAAAGGCAAAAGCAAGCGCTAATTACTTTAACTCTCAAATGGCAAATTTCGAAGCACACGAAGCAGGCTGCGATGAGGCTTTGCTGCTTGATCCGCAAGGATTTATCGCTGAAGGTAGCGGCGAGTGTTTCTTTATCGTAAAAGATGGAGTAATAATAACTCCACCAAATGACACTAGCTTAGAGAGTATTACTCAAAAAAATGTGATTCAAATAGCAAAAGATTTAGGCTATACAGTACTTCGCCAAAGAATTACTAGAGATGAAGCTTATAACGCTGATGAAGCATTTTTTACTGGAACAGCAGCAGAGGTTACGCCAATTAGTAGTATAGATAGTAGAGTAATTGGTAGCGGCAAAAGAGGTTCAGTATCGCATGAGCTT